In Artemia franciscana chromosome 4, ASM3288406v1, whole genome shotgun sequence, a single window of DNA contains:
- the LOC136026120 gene encoding tryptophan--tRNA ligase, cytoplasmic-like isoform X3 produces MTRDVAPRLKFLKPSLVHSKFFPALQGANTKMSASDPNSSIFLTDTHEEIKEKINNYAYSGDRDTVKEHQEKGGDCSVDIAFQYLTYFEENDEELEKIRQNYSSGEMFSGQIKEILIEKLTRVVLDHQTKKKSITEDIVRGFMTPRQLVFDF; encoded by the exons ATGACACGTGACGTGGCTCCGCGGCTGAAATTTCTAAAACCTTCTCTAGTTCATTCAAAGTTTTTCCCAGCTTTGCAAGGTGCCAACACTAAGATGTCTGCGAGTGATCCCAACTCATCAATTTTTCTCACAGATACACACGAAGAAATTAAGGAAAAg ATAAATAATTATGCTTACTCTGGTGATCGTGATACGGTAAAAGAGCACCAGGAAAAGGGTGGTGATTGCTCAGTTGATATAGCATTTCAATATTTAacgtattttgaagaaaatgatgaagaattagaaaaaattagacag aattaTTCTAGTGGAGAAATGTTCAGCGGACAAATCAAGgagattttaattgaaaaattaactcGCGTCGTCTTAGACcatcaaaccaagaaaaaatccATTACAGAGGACATCGTTAGGGGGTTTATGACTCCCAGACAActtgtatttgatttttga